A stretch of Candidatus Zixiibacteriota bacterium DNA encodes these proteins:
- a CDS encoding transposase: KGDQIDVIVTDGCAGLIKAVTALYPRVRRQLCTFHKANDLGAHLRDRRHRNQIIRHALAVFEAANQTEVRKMLRTFIERWKPSEPRAVRNFIAGFDYCLTFLDFPVTIRSSIKTNNPIERYLQEIRRRIIPMRSFNNVKSAERIIYGIIAVTLRQYCDMPIQQSTQYA; this comes from the coding sequence AAAGGTGACCAGATTGATGTTATCGTTACCGATGGCTGTGCCGGGTTGATTAAGGCTGTCACGGCTCTCTATCCGCGTGTCAGGAGGCAGCTCTGCACGTTCCATAAGGCAAATGACCTTGGAGCTCATCTCAGGGATAGAAGACACAGGAATCAGATCATCAGGCATGCTCTCGCAGTATTCGAGGCTGCAAACCAGACCGAGGTCAGGAAGATGCTCAGAACGTTCATAGAAAGGTGGAAACCGAGCGAACCGAGAGCTGTCAGGAACTTCATCGCCGGGTTCGACTACTGCCTCACATTCCTCGACTTCCCTGTGACTATACGATCATCGATAAAAACCAATAACCCGATCGAAAGATATCTACAGGAGATCAGGCGTCGAATCATACCGATGAGGTCATTCAACAATGTCAAAAGTGCCGAAAGGATCATCTACGGAATCATTGCCGTAACTCTTAGACAATACTGTGATATGCCTATACAACAATCTACACAATATGCTTGA
- a CDS encoding FG-GAP repeat protein produces MSIAAMLLKRFLIASLMCLLFVVNTASAEFPLDLITYFNSDSTGGQLWKGATTCGDLDGDGFSEIVVAESGGDRRLHFFHGGNPPDTFPDKIIGNYGWPHAWITDINGDGRADLAVRERYQDSIEVVDIWFGTSDFFEKAEPDLKLINATDTFTFFGFSISAGDVNNDYQNDIIISAINGMVYPYDGRFYIFYGGDLLDTFVDDCIDFFDQGNGYNDFWLGLTPGDINGDGLADFVYSGRKNNSPSYIAVLFGSVPPHSTPDHVFWTPYTEDNMNFDNFGEYLYSVGDINRDGYADFVVTGQALWACLYFGGEQFDTIPFYLGDTTDASTRGTRVANIGDINHDGWDDIGMGYPALNGSSGIVNIIYGYETMDGQVDLVLPESEAWPYVGREYGYSIGPAGDFNGDGIDDLVVTAADDFNLDFSEGIVYVYAGDPNLPTDADYDDGDDILPTEYDVLEQNYPNPFNGETTIEYAFPGQRQRRVELIVYSILGERIRTLKDCTERSGKHTVTWDGRDDSGKSVPSGIYFYVLKSGEETSGRKMLYLK; encoded by the coding sequence GTGTCTATCGCGGCGATGTTACTGAAGCGGTTTCTGATCGCATCCCTGATGTGTCTACTGTTTGTCGTTAATACCGCATCCGCCGAATTCCCTCTGGATCTCATAACCTATTTCAACAGCGACAGCACTGGTGGGCAACTCTGGAAAGGTGCTACTACATGCGGTGATCTGGATGGTGATGGTTTCAGTGAGATCGTGGTGGCCGAGAGCGGAGGTGACAGGAGACTTCACTTCTTCCATGGCGGCAATCCGCCCGACACATTTCCCGACAAGATCATAGGTAACTACGGTTGGCCACATGCCTGGATTACCGATATCAATGGTGACGGAAGAGCTGACTTGGCCGTGCGTGAACGATATCAGGATTCAATTGAGGTTGTGGACATTTGGTTCGGGACTAGTGACTTCTTCGAAAAAGCTGAACCAGACCTCAAACTGATCAATGCAACGGACACATTCACTTTCTTCGGTTTTTCGATATCAGCGGGTGACGTCAACAATGACTACCAGAACGACATCATAATATCCGCCATAAATGGAATGGTGTATCCTTATGATGGCAGGTTCTATATCTTTTATGGCGGTGATTTGCTGGACACTTTCGTTGATGACTGTATTGATTTCTTCGATCAGGGAAACGGTTACAACGACTTCTGGCTAGGCCTAACACCTGGCGACATTAACGGTGATGGATTGGCAGACTTCGTGTATTCCGGTCGAAAGAACAACTCTCCCTCATACATTGCCGTCCTCTTTGGCAGTGTTCCTCCGCACAGCACTCCCGACCACGTTTTCTGGACACCTTATACTGAAGACAACATGAATTTCGACAACTTTGGGGAATATCTCTATTCCGTCGGTGACATCAACAGGGATGGCTATGCGGACTTTGTCGTGACTGGGCAGGCGCTCTGGGCATGCCTTTATTTCGGAGGCGAGCAGTTTGACACGATTCCGTTCTATCTCGGAGATACCACTGATGCGAGTACTCGAGGTACAAGAGTTGCCAACATAGGAGATATCAATCACGACGGTTGGGATGACATCGGAATGGGATATCCCGCGCTAAACGGTTCCTCAGGGATAGTCAATATCATCTATGGCTACGAGACCATGGATGGCCAGGTTGATCTGGTGTTACCGGAGTCTGAGGCTTGGCCTTATGTCGGACGTGAATATGGTTATTCTATCGGCCCGGCAGGAGATTTCAATGGTGACGGTATAGATGATCTTGTTGTCACTGCCGCGGATGACTTCAATCTTGATTTCTCCGAAGGGATCGTGTACGTATATGCAGGTGATCCTAACCTCCCGACCGACGCTGATTACGATGACGGTGATGATATCCTGCCAACGGAGTATGATGTTCTTGAACAGAACTATCCTAACCCATTCAACGGCGAGACGACGATTGAGTATGCGTTCCCTGGCCAGCGTCAAAGACGTGTGGAGCTAATTGTATACAGTATTCTCGGCGAACGGATTCGAACGTTGAAAGACTGCACAGAACGCAGTGGAAAACACACAGTAACATGGGACGGGAGGGACGATTCGGGAAAGTCGGTTCCCTCAGGTATTTACTTTTATGTCCTGAAGTCAGGAGAAGAGACCAGCGGCAGAAAAATGTTGTATCT